CGCCGCTGCCGTCGAAGTCCGGCTCCAGGGCGATGTTGAGTCCACCCGGGTTGGGAGGGAGGAGATCCAGTGCCATTCCGCCGGCGGTTTGGTAGCCGACGAGCAAAGGATTGGCGCTGGTGCCGCCGAGGTTGAAAGGAACTCTCATTCCCAGCGCGTATGGCATCGCCGAGAGAGGCACGCGCGGAGCCATCTCGGGGTTCGGGTCCACCTGGATCCCGAGGTAGAGCGGGCGATTGAACATGTTCGGCAGCGGCGTGAGGCTGCCGAGAAGAACCGAAAACCCGCCCTTCTGGACGAAGACCGGGTTGTGCACCTCGGTATAGAGCAGGTTCCCGGCCCACGGGTCGTCCCAGATGCGGAACGTGATGTTGTAGTTGCCGTCGAGCAGAAGGGTGCCCGATCCGTCCGTCAGCACGCCTTGATAGCTGATGGTCGAGGGAACCTGGGCGAACGTGGGCGCGGCGAGGAGAACGCCCAGGAGCAGGAACGGCAGGGTGTGGCGCATGGCACAGCCTCCTCCGAGACGCCGGACGGGGGCTGGGCGAGCCGGGCTGAAGTACGGATCAGGGACGTTGAGAGTCTAGGCCACGGCTCGAGGCCGCGCCACGTTTGCCCGCATGGTTCATCCGTCGCACACGCTCAGGACTGACCCGTCACCCGTCCACTGCCGGTGGGTCCTAGCCGAGCGACGACTGACCAATGCGCCCCGTGACTGCCAGGTTGGCAGGCTGCGCTTCCGGTTCGGAGAGTTCGGTCTTCCTTCCGGCGAACGTAACGCTGGGCACTCCGACTTCTTAGAGACCGCATTCGCTCGGTTGGCGCCTGGCCCGGGTTATGCCCGTTGGCTCTGCGAACCGAGCCAATGGGATTCGATGGCTGCCATCGTGAGCCTTCGGGAATCGTCCCGGGCTCGGGAAAGGAGCGCTCCATGAAAGGGCTCATCGTCGACATCGAGGATCGGACCGAAAAGAACACCGATTTTCGGCGCGTGCTCTACACGGGGAGGAACATGCAGCTGGTGCTGATGTCTCTCAGGCCTGGGGAGGACATCGGCGAGGAGATTCACCGCGATGTCGATCAGTTCTTCCGAGTGGAGAGGGGAGAGGGCGAGGTCTGGATCGATGGCGCACGAACGGAGATCGAAAGCGACATGGCCATCATCGTTCCCGCCGGTGCGCGACACAACGTCAGGAACACGGGAGAGAAGCCGCTCAGGCTGTACACCATCTACGCGCCGCCGGAACATGCGGACGGAACCGTCCACCGGAGCAAGGCCGACGCAGAGACCTCGAAGGAGCACTTCTCGGGAAAGACGACGGAGTAGGAGGCGCAGTCATGGTCACTCACATTGGCACGGATGAAGTCGTCGCAACCCGACAAGGCAAGATACGCGGCGACCTCGTTGATGGCGTGCATGTCTTCAATGGGATTCCGTATGCGGCTCCGCCCTTTGGCGCCAACCGGTTTCGACCTCCGCAACGGGCCGAGTCCTGGGGCGGCGTGCGAGACGCCCTCACCCTTGGCGCAAAGCCGCCGATGCTGCCCTTGCCGCCGGGGCTGGAGAAGTTCGTCCCGGATCCCGCCATTCCGGGGGAAGACTGCCTGAACCTCAACATCTGGTCGCCTGATCTGGGATCGGCGACATGCCCGGTGATGGTCTGGATTCCGGGTACCGGATTCGAAGTCGGATCAGCGGCCTTGTTTGACGGCAGCCACTTCGCCCGGGACGGCGTCGTCTGCGTGACCATCAACTACCGACTTGGCGCCGATGGATTCCTCTATCTGGGCGAGAGCA
The genomic region above belongs to Candidatus Eisenbacteria bacterium and contains:
- a CDS encoding cupin domain-containing protein, with product MKGLIVDIEDRTEKNTDFRRVLYTGRNMQLVLMSLRPGEDIGEEIHRDVDQFFRVERGEGEVWIDGARTEIESDMAIIVPAGARHNVRNTGEKPLRLYTIYAPPEHADGTVHRSKADAETSKEHFSGKTTE